The following proteins are co-located in the Heliorestis convoluta genome:
- a CDS encoding ribose-phosphate diphosphokinase, whose amino-acid sequence MSFFNKKLKIFTANANPALAEEIAEYLGVSVGSSQVKTFSDGEIQVEIDESVRGADVFVVQPTCQPVNEHIMELLIMVDALRRASARRITAVLPYYGYARQDRKVRARAPISAKLCANILTAAGARRVVTMDLHAGQIQGFFDIPVDHLPGVPILAEYFLNKGLQDIVVVSPDLGGVTRARDLAERIGASLAIIDKRRPEPNVSEVMNVIGDIKGKTVVITDDIIDTAGTIVNAVDALLERGARDVYACATHPVLSGPAIERIGKSPLKELIVTNTIPLGDEKRIDKVRVLSVAPLLGEAIIRIHEDLSVSKLFD is encoded by the coding sequence ATGTCTTTTTTTAATAAAAAGTTAAAAATTTTTACTGCCAATGCAAATCCTGCGCTAGCCGAAGAAATTGCGGAGTACTTAGGTGTTTCGGTGGGCTCGTCACAAGTTAAAACTTTCAGTGATGGCGAGATTCAAGTAGAGATTGACGAGAGTGTTCGAGGGGCTGATGTTTTTGTAGTGCAGCCTACCTGTCAACCTGTGAACGAGCATATCATGGAGCTACTCATTATGGTAGATGCTTTGAGACGAGCTTCGGCTCGTCGAATTACTGCAGTCCTTCCATATTACGGATACGCGCGACAGGACCGGAAGGTGCGTGCTCGAGCACCAATTTCTGCTAAACTTTGCGCCAATATCTTAACAGCCGCAGGTGCGCGGCGTGTTGTTACAATGGACCTGCATGCGGGACAAATTCAAGGCTTCTTTGATATTCCCGTGGATCACTTGCCGGGCGTACCCATTTTGGCAGAATACTTTTTGAACAAAGGGCTACAGGACATTGTTGTGGTGTCACCTGATCTAGGTGGTGTTACAAGGGCACGTGATCTAGCAGAGCGGATCGGTGCTTCTTTAGCCATTATTGACAAGCGTCGCCCCGAACCGAATGTGTCAGAAGTAATGAACGTAATTGGTGATATCAAAGGCAAGACTGTTGTCATTACAGACGATATTATTGATACGGCAGGAACGATTGTGAATGCTGTAGACGCACTCTTAGAGCGCGGTGCACGAGATGTATATGCTTGTGCCACCCATCCTGTCTTATCAGGACCGGCCATTGAGCGAATTGGCAAATCGCCCTTAAAAGAGTTGATTGTAACGAATACAATTCCGCTCGGCGATGAGAAAAGAATCGATAAGGTGCGCGTACTGTCCGTGGCACCTCTTTTGGGTGAAGCGATTATTCGAATCCATGAAGACTTATCGGTTAGCAAATTGTTTGATTAA
- the mfd gene encoding transcription-repair coupling factor, translating to MIQELHRGNLFEYMAHTAEFQRLWALWAGKSKAYSVVGLSTSQKTLLMATMVRQSSRPLFVVTYSAYQAKKMIEDLQTFLPDEEILFFPATEVMPYEVLSSSHELATQRLRVLTRLARKEPVTVVTTVDALLKKLVPPRVMERSLLSFSCGQIMNIGNIVSELHDLGYERAPLVERRGQFSLRGGILDIYPMNQEVPARIEFFDDEVDTIRIFDLDSQRSQEKVSFYEIGPAREMLLSTREREEGRCRLQAETKSVIEKLLEKKQEEAAARLQEKMESYVAQLEAGIWVEGMEQFQNFFYPDQVTLLDYAHPESLLYWDEPMRMEESAEAKGKEIEETFIHLLAAGGALPVQQTNYLTYQDIMAHLKGKALFFLSLLPKKIATVKLENTIHFTGKTMHSFMGKLNMLAEELQGFRQKKYATVLVVATKARQSHVIQVLRDYGVESYALGAIDDTLEPGTIAVVVGALEGGMELPQSKLLVITDSEIFGREKKARKTKKSREGAKIDSFLDLSVGDYVVHVNHGIGRYVGVEKLVVGGFHKDYLVVKYAGEDRLYVPTEQVHLIQKYVGAEGVAPKVYRLGGNDWQKVKNKVKESVREMAGELLKLYAARESQRGTAFSSDTSWQREFEESFMYEETPDQLRSIEEVKKDMEKIKPMDRLLCGDVGYGKTEVAIRAAFKAVCDNKQVAILVPTTILAQQHYNTFRERFRNYPEIQVEMLSRFRSAKEQKATIEGLKLGTVDVVIGTHRLVSNDIRFKDLGLLIIDEEQRFGVAHKEKIKQLRTNVDVLTLSATPIPRTLHMSLVGLRDMSTIETPPEDRYPVQTYVVEHSYEMIREAIRRELGRGGQVYYVRNRVEDLDRIVRDLNKLVPEARIAIGHGKMREDQLEQVMMDFLEGEYNVLVCTTIIETGLDVPNVNTLIVDGADMMGLSQLYQLRGRVGRSNRLAYAYFTYRKDKVLTEVAEKRLHAIREFTELGSGFKIAMRDLEIRGVGNLLGPEQHGQMVSVGFDLYCRLLEEAIQELKGDNGEKKEELSELTLELKVDAFIPDSYIADSASKVQIYKRLLSLRKLEDVDALEEELIDRYGDLPDSVHNLVLLSKVRVRGALVSLASIHQSKDSLSLRFLPQAQLNSMAIAEVLKLDRKIKFSNGGYEMLLKTTALQGREILLLLDKMIAALHKGLEKASSTEQAASMEQKVASVPKAAATSTLVWPPSR from the coding sequence ATGATCCAAGAGTTGCATCGAGGCAACCTTTTTGAGTATATGGCTCATACAGCAGAATTTCAGCGCCTCTGGGCTTTGTGGGCTGGGAAATCAAAAGCCTACAGTGTAGTAGGCCTTTCTACGAGCCAGAAGACATTGTTGATGGCGACGATGGTTCGTCAGTCAAGTAGACCTCTTTTTGTGGTTACCTATAGTGCTTATCAGGCGAAAAAGATGATAGAGGATTTACAGACTTTTTTGCCTGATGAGGAAATCTTATTCTTCCCAGCTACTGAAGTAATGCCTTATGAGGTTCTTTCTTCGAGTCATGAATTGGCGACACAAAGGCTCAGGGTGTTAACGCGCTTGGCACGCAAAGAGCCTGTTACGGTGGTAACGACTGTCGATGCTCTGCTCAAAAAGCTGGTTCCACCAAGAGTTATGGAACGAAGCCTGCTATCTTTTTCCTGTGGTCAGATCATGAATATTGGTAATATTGTGTCAGAACTTCATGATTTAGGCTATGAGCGGGCACCTCTCGTGGAGCGGCGAGGACAATTTTCCTTGCGTGGTGGGATTTTGGATATTTATCCCATGAACCAGGAAGTGCCGGCGCGCATTGAGTTTTTTGATGATGAAGTTGATACGATTCGGATTTTCGATCTTGACTCACAGCGTTCTCAAGAAAAAGTATCTTTTTACGAAATCGGACCGGCTCGTGAAATGCTATTGTCCACTCGGGAACGAGAAGAAGGTCGATGTCGCCTTCAGGCAGAGACAAAAAGCGTCATCGAGAAACTTTTAGAGAAAAAACAAGAAGAAGCGGCGGCGCGATTGCAGGAAAAAATGGAGTCCTATGTGGCACAGCTAGAAGCCGGTATCTGGGTAGAAGGTATGGAACAATTTCAGAACTTTTTCTACCCCGATCAAGTCACTTTGCTTGATTACGCACATCCTGAAAGCTTGCTCTATTGGGACGAGCCGATGCGTATGGAAGAGTCAGCTGAGGCAAAGGGAAAAGAAATTGAAGAAACATTTATCCATTTGTTAGCAGCAGGAGGCGCTTTACCAGTACAGCAGACCAACTATCTTACCTATCAAGATATCATGGCTCATCTTAAGGGAAAAGCGCTTTTCTTTCTTTCTTTGTTGCCTAAAAAGATTGCTACGGTAAAGCTGGAGAATACGATCCATTTCACAGGCAAAACAATGCATTCTTTTATGGGCAAATTGAATATGCTGGCTGAGGAGCTTCAAGGTTTTCGGCAAAAGAAATATGCTACTGTCTTGGTGGTAGCAACAAAGGCAAGGCAAAGTCACGTAATCCAAGTATTGCGCGACTATGGCGTGGAAAGCTACGCTTTGGGAGCGATTGATGACACTTTAGAGCCCGGAACGATTGCTGTCGTTGTGGGTGCCTTAGAAGGCGGCATGGAGTTGCCCCAGAGTAAGTTGCTTGTAATTACAGATAGTGAGATTTTTGGGCGAGAGAAAAAAGCAAGAAAGACGAAGAAAAGTCGAGAAGGTGCTAAGATAGATTCATTTCTCGATCTTTCAGTCGGTGATTATGTCGTTCATGTCAATCATGGGATTGGTCGCTACGTTGGCGTAGAAAAGCTTGTTGTCGGTGGCTTTCATAAAGATTACTTGGTTGTTAAGTATGCCGGAGAAGATCGACTTTACGTTCCTACGGAGCAAGTCCATTTAATTCAAAAATACGTCGGTGCCGAAGGGGTCGCGCCGAAAGTGTATCGTCTCGGCGGGAACGACTGGCAAAAAGTAAAGAATAAAGTGAAAGAGTCTGTCCGAGAGATGGCTGGAGAGCTGTTAAAGCTTTATGCAGCACGAGAGAGCCAGAGAGGGACCGCTTTTTCTTCTGATACGTCATGGCAGCGAGAGTTTGAAGAAAGCTTTATGTACGAAGAGACGCCTGATCAGCTTCGCTCAATCGAAGAAGTAAAAAAGGATATGGAGAAGATAAAGCCCATGGATCGCTTGCTTTGTGGTGATGTGGGCTATGGCAAAACAGAAGTAGCCATTCGAGCTGCTTTTAAAGCCGTCTGTGATAACAAACAAGTGGCCATTTTAGTTCCGACGACCATATTAGCGCAACAACATTACAATACTTTTCGGGAGCGGTTTCGCAATTACCCTGAGATTCAAGTAGAAATGCTTTCTCGATTCCGCTCGGCCAAAGAACAAAAAGCAACGATTGAAGGCTTGAAACTAGGTACTGTTGATGTGGTGATAGGCACCCACCGACTTGTATCGAATGACATTCGCTTTAAAGATCTAGGTCTTTTAATTATTGATGAAGAGCAGCGATTTGGTGTAGCCCATAAAGAGAAAATTAAACAACTGCGTACCAATGTGGATGTACTAACTTTATCGGCTACGCCCATACCAAGGACACTCCATATGTCCTTAGTCGGTCTTCGCGATATGTCTACCATTGAAACGCCGCCAGAAGATCGTTATCCCGTTCAAACCTATGTGGTCGAGCATAGTTATGAGATGATTCGAGAAGCCATTCGTCGTGAATTAGGACGTGGTGGTCAAGTTTATTATGTGCGCAATCGTGTGGAAGATCTCGATCGGATTGTACGAGATTTGAATAAGCTTGTTCCCGAAGCTCGAATTGCAATAGGTCATGGTAAGATGCGGGAAGATCAACTTGAGCAGGTTATGATGGACTTTTTAGAAGGGGAATATAATGTTCTCGTCTGTACAACGATTATCGAAACAGGGCTCGATGTTCCCAATGTGAATACCTTGATCGTAGATGGTGCTGATATGATGGGACTGTCCCAGCTATACCAGTTGCGAGGTCGTGTAGGTCGCTCTAACCGATTGGCTTATGCCTATTTTACCTACAGAAAAGATAAAGTGCTGACGGAAGTGGCTGAAAAGCGCTTGCACGCGATTCGGGAGTTTACCGAACTTGGTTCCGGTTTTAAGATTGCCATGCGCGATCTGGAAATTCGAGGTGTGGGCAATTTGCTGGGCCCTGAGCAGCATGGACAGATGGTATCAGTTGGTTTTGATTTGTATTGTCGCCTGCTAGAGGAGGCGATTCAGGAGTTAAAAGGAGATAATGGAGAGAAAAAGGAAGAACTGTCAGAGTTGACGTTGGAACTGAAAGTGGATGCTTTCATTCCAGATAGCTATATCGCTGATTCTGCCTCAAAAGTGCAGATTTACAAACGCTTGTTATCCCTACGAAAACTAGAAGACGTGGATGCACTTGAAGAAGAGCTCATCGATCGCTATGGTGATTTACCGGATTCTGTCCATAACCTGGTTCTGCTTAGCAAAGTTAGGGTGCGAGGTGCCTTGGTGTCTCTTGCTTCAATCCATCAGTCAAAAGATTCTTTGAGTCTCCGCTTTTTGCCGCAGGCACAGTTAAACAGTATGGCCATTGCAGAAGTATTGAAGCTAGACCGAAAAATCAAGTTTTCCAATGGTGGATATGAAATGTTGCTAA
- a CDS encoding putative amidoligase domain-containing protein, with translation MSLLVLHRNQLSARRLAQALRCQEGTTFPELPPKILLRFGNSEGEEGTVLTINKSSVIQGLQAKKLAALYKLHRLPFNSQARDSREMIVHIIDGFIIATQSAKQFSQNERQRALGTALRAMYLARLDLGAVKVAIPARGRIRVKKVMSAPALTPSLAKAYAEAIGQYIARRTNSSSLVGNPDGRLITVTSDEKVLLGADPEFMIKNIRTGKLIPASRFFTLQGTIGCDNRRSIGELRPAPQSSPYKLTESIRTLLGRASKKLKNKRYRLLAGSQPFQHFPIGGHIHFGGVPLSFQVMRALDNYLLIPLYLVEKSNTAIKRRRYYGYIGDIRLKGPKRFEYRSPGSWLVSPEVTLAALSLAKVVALSADQLPLDYFADLNACRSFYRGEKDYFRPLCQHLRKDLEKLPLYNELSSSILPLWEMIEQSQEWLEDIDLRESWLLEQET, from the coding sequence TTGAGTTTACTTGTCTTACACCGAAATCAGTTATCCGCCCGCCGCTTAGCCCAAGCACTTCGATGCCAAGAAGGCACCACTTTCCCGGAACTACCACCAAAAATTTTGCTGCGTTTTGGTAATAGCGAAGGGGAAGAAGGTACTGTTCTAACCATCAATAAAAGCTCTGTTATTCAAGGGCTTCAAGCCAAAAAACTAGCCGCGCTTTATAAGCTACACCGTCTTCCCTTCAATTCACAGGCACGTGATTCCCGTGAAATGATCGTTCACATCATAGATGGATTTATTATAGCGACACAAAGTGCAAAACAGTTTAGTCAAAATGAACGGCAGCGGGCTCTCGGAACGGCTCTAAGAGCCATGTATTTAGCCCGACTTGATTTGGGCGCTGTTAAAGTAGCCATTCCTGCAAGAGGGCGAATCAGAGTAAAAAAAGTTATGTCTGCGCCTGCCTTAACACCCTCTTTAGCCAAAGCATATGCAGAAGCCATAGGACAATATATCGCGAGAAGAACAAATAGCAGCTCTCTTGTAGGTAACCCAGACGGAAGATTGATTACAGTCACATCAGATGAAAAAGTCTTACTTGGTGCAGACCCTGAATTTATGATTAAAAATATACGTACTGGGAAATTAATTCCTGCCAGTCGCTTTTTCACACTGCAAGGTACCATCGGTTGTGACAATCGCCGTTCTATCGGTGAATTGCGGCCAGCACCACAAAGCTCCCCCTATAAACTCACTGAATCCATTCGCACCTTACTAGGAAGAGCTTCTAAAAAATTAAAAAACAAACGGTACCGTTTACTAGCCGGTTCTCAACCCTTTCAACACTTTCCCATTGGTGGGCACATCCACTTCGGTGGAGTCCCTCTCTCTTTTCAGGTCATGCGAGCCCTTGATAACTACTTGCTCATTCCACTATATCTTGTCGAAAAAAGCAACACTGCTATAAAAAGACGACGTTATTATGGCTACATCGGAGATATTCGCTTAAAAGGGCCGAAACGATTTGAGTACCGGTCTCCAGGAAGCTGGCTCGTTTCTCCCGAAGTCACTTTGGCCGCTCTCAGTCTGGCCAAAGTTGTAGCTCTCTCTGCAGATCAATTGCCTTTAGACTATTTTGCCGATCTCAACGCTTGCCGATCCTTTTATCGTGGCGAAAAAGACTACTTTCGCCCTCTCTGCCAGCATTTACGCAAAGATCTTGAGAAACTGCCTCTATATAACGAACTGTCTTCTTCAATCCTGCCCCTCTGGGAGATGATAGAACAGTCGCAGGAGTGGCTTGAAGACATTGATCTGAGAGAAAGCTGGCTTCTAGAGCAAGAAACGTGA
- a CDS encoding DNA polymerase beta superfamily protein, producing MEQSFDGRSVVIAALVGSPNYNLKEANSDEDWKYLVSPSFDDLYDGTYYTQSHNSPERDFTVHDIRRFCQLLGKGNPYFLEILFSIKVYATPRYHDLLEQLIEKREKLASMNRPGLYRACIGHSKEKIKNLRKGTATTKDAVAQKGYDTKEALHAYRLLDLLERYYHYEWDFGRAIWYPEEERGPLLALKSGAIDNKEIDCYLQEKVRRLQSLERYYNNELVQIKTKKWLEEKIRLAVLLNFLH from the coding sequence TTGGAGCAATCATTTGACGGTCGAAGCGTCGTCATAGCCGCTTTAGTAGGTTCTCCTAATTACAACCTCAAGGAAGCCAATTCTGACGAGGATTGGAAGTATTTGGTTTCTCCTTCTTTCGACGATTTATACGATGGCACCTACTATACACAGTCTCATAACTCTCCAGAGCGAGATTTCACAGTTCATGATATCAGACGATTCTGTCAACTGCTTGGAAAAGGCAATCCTTATTTTTTAGAAATCCTCTTCAGTATCAAAGTATATGCTACACCTCGTTATCATGACTTGCTTGAGCAGTTAATCGAAAAAAGAGAAAAACTGGCATCTATGAACAGGCCAGGTCTCTATCGCGCTTGTATCGGTCATAGCAAGGAAAAAATCAAGAATTTGCGCAAAGGCACTGCGACTACGAAAGATGCAGTAGCCCAAAAAGGCTACGACACAAAAGAGGCTCTGCACGCCTACCGTCTCCTTGACTTGCTTGAGCGGTATTATCACTATGAATGGGATTTTGGGCGAGCCATCTGGTACCCCGAAGAAGAGAGGGGGCCCTTGTTGGCCTTAAAAAGTGGTGCCATCGACAACAAAGAGATTGATTGCTATCTTCAAGAAAAAGTAAGGCGCCTTCAAAGTTTAGAGAGGTATTATAACAACGAACTTGTTCAAATCAAAACGAAAAAGTGGCTCGAAGAAAAAATCCGACTAGCCGTTCTTCTTAACTTTTTGCATTAA
- a CDS encoding 50S ribosomal protein L25, translating to MEVIPLKVQKRERGSRGQLNKMRNQGLLPAVLYGKQKDDLLLSVPVKDLQTILHSEGGLNSIIALQLEGQASEDKHTVVVRDIQRDPITRSFNHVDFQQINMNEVISAELPIHFVGESVGVNAGGVIQHGIRSLQVEGMPAQLPGRIDVDITQLDLHDKLFVRDIQAPEGIEITSDPEQVVLSIVVPRAVIEKEEVTETTEATADEERTDGAKEEEKEGE from the coding sequence ATGGAGGTCATTCCATTAAAAGTTCAAAAAAGGGAACGAGGTAGTCGTGGTCAACTGAATAAAATGCGCAACCAAGGTCTATTGCCGGCTGTGTTGTATGGCAAGCAGAAAGACGACTTGTTGCTATCTGTCCCTGTAAAAGATTTACAAACAATCCTTCATTCGGAAGGAGGACTCAATAGCATCATTGCTCTGCAACTAGAAGGACAGGCAAGTGAAGACAAACATACCGTTGTGGTGAGAGACATTCAACGAGATCCCATTACGCGTTCTTTTAACCATGTTGATTTTCAGCAAATCAACATGAATGAAGTAATCTCGGCTGAGTTGCCGATTCACTTTGTTGGTGAATCCGTCGGCGTTAACGCCGGTGGCGTTATTCAACATGGTATTCGGTCTTTGCAAGTAGAAGGTATGCCAGCTCAATTGCCCGGGCGTATTGACGTAGATATTACTCAACTTGATCTACATGATAAGCTCTTTGTTCGAGATATTCAGGCACCGGAAGGGATTGAGATTACCTCTGATCCGGAACAGGTTGTTCTTTCCATTGTGGTCCCACGGGCTGTTATAGAGAAAGAAGAAGTTACAGAAACGACAGAAGCGACTGCAGATGAAGAACGGACGGATGGGGCCAAGGAAGAGGAAAAAGAAGGGGAGTAG
- the glmU gene encoding bifunctional UDP-N-acetylglucosamine diphosphorylase/glucosamine-1-phosphate N-acetyltransferase GlmU, giving the protein MNKRTAIVLAAGKGTRMKSLRPKVLHEVAGQPLIAHVLEAIGACGVEKPVVVIGHGGEEVQAYLGEKALYAWQREQCGTGHAVMMAQDFLANDVETVMVLCGDTPLFQAKTLEALFLAHEKQGALATVLTAQMADPTGYGRIIRDDTGALLAIVEEKDGSPAQRAIKEINAGTYCFNKDALRKVLGQLRPNNAQGEYYLTDVLALLRQEGTVTAYQVDDASEVLGINNRQQLAEAERLMQQRLRAQWMDAGVTMIDPSSVWLHRQVTIEPDTVLYPQTFLEGTVTIGSGSVIGPGTRIKDSFIGAQVHIQNSIVLESQIGDGSTIGPFAYIRPGTRLEQDVKVGDFVEIKKSHIGKGSKVPHLSYVGDAIIGSDVNVGAGTITCNYDGENKFQSIVEDGVFIGSNSNLVAPVTIGAGAVIGAGSTITKNVPSGALAVERSRQVTKEGYQEIRRKKCCKKK; this is encoded by the coding sequence ATGAATAAACGGACGGCAATCGTCCTCGCAGCAGGGAAGGGGACACGGATGAAGTCTCTGCGCCCTAAAGTACTACATGAGGTCGCTGGCCAACCGTTGATCGCCCATGTACTGGAGGCGATTGGCGCTTGCGGAGTTGAAAAGCCTGTTGTTGTGATTGGCCATGGTGGAGAAGAAGTGCAAGCCTATCTGGGTGAGAAGGCTCTTTATGCCTGGCAAAGAGAGCAATGCGGAACCGGTCATGCTGTGATGATGGCACAAGATTTTCTGGCCAATGATGTTGAGACCGTAATGGTCCTCTGTGGTGATACACCCTTGTTTCAGGCAAAAACTTTAGAGGCTCTCTTCTTGGCTCACGAAAAGCAAGGTGCCTTGGCAACGGTGTTGACGGCCCAGATGGCTGATCCGACTGGTTATGGTCGCATTATTCGAGATGATACTGGCGCTTTGTTGGCCATTGTTGAGGAAAAAGATGGGTCGCCCGCGCAACGAGCCATTAAAGAGATTAATGCAGGTACGTACTGTTTTAACAAAGATGCGCTGCGAAAGGTACTTGGTCAATTGAGGCCGAACAATGCTCAAGGAGAGTATTATTTGACCGATGTTTTGGCTCTTTTACGTCAAGAAGGCACGGTGACGGCCTATCAGGTTGATGATGCCAGTGAAGTTCTGGGGATTAACAATCGCCAACAATTGGCAGAAGCTGAGAGATTGATGCAACAGCGTTTGAGAGCCCAATGGATGGATGCTGGCGTAACGATGATCGATCCTTCTTCTGTGTGGCTTCATCGACAGGTTACGATTGAGCCAGATACGGTACTATATCCACAGACTTTTTTAGAAGGCACTGTTACAATAGGAAGTGGTTCAGTCATTGGTCCAGGCACTCGGATCAAAGATAGCTTCATTGGTGCCCAAGTGCATATCCAGAATTCCATCGTACTAGAAAGTCAGATTGGTGACGGCTCTACAATTGGCCCTTTTGCTTATATTCGACCGGGTACCCGGTTGGAGCAAGACGTGAAAGTGGGAGACTTTGTAGAAATTAAGAAGTCCCATATTGGAAAAGGCTCTAAAGTACCTCATTTAAGCTACGTTGGAGATGCGATCATTGGGTCTGATGTAAATGTTGGTGCTGGTACGATAACATGCAATTATGATGGGGAAAATAAATTTCAAAGCATTGTTGAAGATGGCGTTTTCATCGGTTCAAACTCCAATCTTGTGGCACCGGTGACAATAGGCGCAGGTGCTGTGATTGGCGCAGGCTCTACGATTACAAAAAATGTGCCTTCTGGTGCACTTGCTGTAGAACGGAGCCGGCAAGTAACAAAAGAGGGGTATCAGGAAATTCGTCGAAAAAAATGCTGCAAAAAAAAGTAA
- the pth gene encoding aminoacyl-tRNA hydrolase, with product MKAIIGLGNPGREYERTRHNVGFMVLDRLAQNWEINNYSSKFQGAFAEKFVGTEKVILLKPQTYMNLSGQAVASLASFYKLEPQDLLVVYDDLDLAVGRIRIRARGSSGGHNGIKSIIGHLGSEFFPRLKMGIGRPPVGRSAASYVLEPFAKDEEEGLDAMTEQACEAIELWLLKGTTEAMNRFNAKS from the coding sequence ATGAAGGCAATTATTGGACTTGGCAATCCAGGGAGAGAGTATGAAAGGACCCGACATAATGTTGGTTTTATGGTCCTTGATCGATTGGCTCAGAACTGGGAAATAAACAACTATTCGTCGAAATTTCAAGGCGCTTTTGCAGAGAAGTTTGTCGGAACTGAAAAAGTGATCTTGTTGAAGCCCCAAACGTATATGAACCTGAGCGGACAAGCGGTGGCATCGCTTGCTAGTTTTTATAAGCTAGAACCTCAAGATTTGCTCGTTGTCTATGACGATCTTGATCTTGCTGTGGGGCGCATTCGGATTCGAGCACGAGGCAGCAGTGGTGGACACAATGGAATCAAGTCCATTATAGGCCATCTTGGCAGTGAGTTCTTTCCACGCTTAAAGATGGGGATAGGCAGACCGCCGGTGGGGCGTTCTGCTGCTTCTTATGTGCTAGAGCCCTTTGCAAAAGATGAAGAAGAGGGTTTAGATGCTATGACGGAACAAGCTTGTGAAGCCATTGAATTGTGGCTATTAAAAGGCACGACAGAAGCAATGAATCGCTTTAATGCAAAAAGTTAA
- a CDS encoding PRC-barrel domain-containing protein, protein MLASKSLLTRPIVSLEEGQKIGTVRGLIVDPKAMEVVALQVDQKGLFREQKVIPFSKVHSIGEAAIIVDKANQVQKATNLPQLFQLFKEKIAIIGNKVLTTEGEKIGIVNEYYLDRYTGKIISIELRGSFGDNWFQNKAVLPARSIRTISQNMILVHEASLTDLAVVENPVEETFKKASEKTGHFWDSTVLLSKEWSEKLSQSWEKFSKGEKRGDSTGSLFYQEGPSGQAPTQATVNLGKYKAGEESTQVQPTPSLTENDKSLPSMSQSDSSDNASSPEVLIISAEEEKEIEKKEKIEKDQDK, encoded by the coding sequence ATGCTAGCTAGCAAAAGTTTACTCACAAGGCCCATCGTAAGCCTGGAAGAAGGACAAAAAATAGGAACCGTGCGCGGATTGATTGTAGACCCCAAAGCCATGGAAGTGGTTGCTTTACAGGTGGATCAAAAGGGCCTGTTTCGAGAACAGAAAGTAATCCCCTTCAGTAAAGTTCACTCGATTGGAGAAGCCGCTATCATCGTGGATAAAGCCAACCAGGTTCAAAAAGCGACCAATCTGCCACAGCTATTTCAACTGTTCAAAGAGAAAATTGCCATCATTGGCAACAAGGTGCTCACCACAGAAGGTGAAAAAATCGGCATTGTCAATGAATACTACCTAGATCGCTATACTGGAAAAATCATATCCATCGAACTTCGCGGCAGCTTTGGTGACAACTGGTTTCAGAACAAAGCGGTGCTGCCTGCCCGCTCCATACGCACCATCAGTCAGAATATGATTCTCGTTCATGAAGCCTCTCTGACCGATCTTGCAGTCGTTGAAAATCCCGTAGAAGAAACGTTCAAGAAAGCATCAGAAAAAACAGGGCACTTCTGGGATAGCACAGTCCTACTTAGCAAAGAGTGGAGCGAAAAGCTGAGTCAGTCCTGGGAAAAATTCTCTAAAGGAGAAAAAAGAGGGGATTCCACTGGCAGCCTTTTTTATCAAGAAGGACCTTCAGGACAAGCACCCACCCAAGCAACAGTCAATCTAGGGAAATACAAAGCAGGAGAAGAGTCTACCCAGGTACAGCCAACGCCATCTCTCACGGAAAACGACAAAAGCCTTCCCTCAATGAGCCAAAGTGATTCTAGCGACAATGCATCATCACCCGAAGTTCTCATTATCTCCGCGGAAGAAGAGAAAGAGATAGAAAAAAAAGAAAAAATCGAAAAGGATCAGGATAAATAA